In a single window of the Etheostoma spectabile isolate EspeVRDwgs_2016 chromosome 3, UIUC_Espe_1.0, whole genome shotgun sequence genome:
- the LOC116682521 gene encoding P2Y purinoceptor 13-like, with product MVSNKTRPFSSGCASSSTVTVDAAFSYLYFFLFPIALLLNGVAAWVSLHLPSTSTFIVYLKNLVVADLLMTLALPPMAASMLPGAAVALRAFDCRYSSVLFYCSMYTSITLLALISLDRFFKIVRPCGMLLGQNVVLSLVTSTLVWVVLFGSTFIPTVILTNKDPVNKTGDFCMSQKGPAGVTLQKFVVLAMECLFWLVTIVIVFCYICITLKVLQSFRNSGSNNRHGNQRTKLRVFLILLVFFVCFVPLHVMRVPLTLYETADTVVCVKLWVKVTYKLVLWLSATNACLDPLVSIYLCREFRDKLVDMMKARGICVGLQSGQKEDV from the coding sequence ATGGTGTCCAACAAAACACGACCCTTCTCCTCGGGTTGTGCTTCTTCCAGCACCGTGACCGTAGACGCGGCCTTCTCGTACCTTTACTTCTTCTTGTTCCCCATTGCGCTACTGCTCAACGGGGTGGCAGCGTGGGTGTCTCTGCACCTCCCTTCCACCTCTACCTTCATAGTGTATCTCAAAAACCTGGTGGTTGCTGACCTGCTCATGACGCTGGCGCTCCCGCCAATGGCAGCCAGCATGCTGCCTGGAGCAGCAGTTGCGTTGAGGGCGTTCGACTGCCGTTACTCTAGTGTCCTTTTCTACTGCAGTATGTACACAAGTATTACTTTATTGGCTCTTATCAGCCTCGACCGCTTCTTCAAAATTGTTAGACCATGCGGAATGTTGTTGGGACAAAACGTGGTCCTCAGTCTTGTAACATCCACCTTGGTTTGGGTGGTGTTATTTGGCAGTACATTCATCCCAACTGTCATTCTAACAAACAAGGATCCTGTTAATAAAACAGGCGATTTCTGCATGTCCCAGAAGGGTCCAGCAGGTGTGACTCTTCAGAAGTTTGTGGTTCTCGCTATGGAGTGTCTTTTCTGGCTTGTCACCATAGTGATTGTGTTTTGCTACATCTGCATCACCCTGAAAGTCCTGCAGTCCTTCAGAAACTCTGGGAGCAACAACCGCCACGGAAATCAGAGGACCAAGCTACGAGTCTTCCTGATccttcttgtgttttttgtgtgctttgtgCCTCTCCACGTGATGCGTGTTCCTTTAACGCTGTATGAAACTGCTGACACTGTCGTGTGCGTTAAACTGTGGGTGAAAGTAACGTATAAATTGGTCCTGTGGCTCTCCGCCACTAACGCCTGCCTGGACCCTCTGGTCTCCATCTACCTGTGCAGGGAGTTCAGAGATAAACTGGTTGACATGATGAAAGCTAGAGGGATCTGTGTCGGGTTACAGTCAGGTCAGAAGGAGGATGTTTAA
- the LOC116686179 gene encoding P2Y purinoceptor 13 — protein sequence MNNTLSNTSKCVRDTSLTAVIFPCLYSILFVVALILNSLAAWIFFSIPSSSTFVVFLKNVVVADLLMTLTIPLRVLSDAGVGHWQLRAFHCRYSAVLFYITMYISILLLGLISLDRYLKIVRPPGKCALQRVRVGQVLSAAVWAVMLSLALPNVILSDQPPKVSGGRLKCTSMKSKAGLLWHEGFNYFCQVVFWGTLALMVVCYTFISKKVYESYKASKIKSRAVSRRTKARVFVVVGVFFICFAPFHFARVPYTLTQTGSMVSHCQAQNALYIAKETTLWLSATNVCLDPLIYVFLCKVFSKRLAAAICCKPLHTGAVDSHTATSTQMEMSQIGQSNGLAYNGLPQQHAEQYTMEK from the exons ATGAACAACACACTGTCAAACACTTCCAAGTGTGTTCGGGATACCAGTCTCACAGCTGTGATTTTCCCCTGCCTATACAGCATTCTCTTTGTAGTCGCCCTGATACTCAATTCCCTGGCTGCATGGATCTTCTTCAGCATCCCCAGCTCCTCAACGTTTGTGGTCTTTCTTAAAAATGTG GTGGTGGCTGACCTGCTGATGACCCTGACCATCCCTCTGAGAGTCTTAAGTGATGCGGGCGTGGGTCACTGGCAACTACGCGCCTTCCACTGCCGATACTCCGCCGTTCTCTTCTACATCACCATGTACATCAGCATCCTCTTGCTGGGCCTCATTAGCCTGGACCGCTACCTGAAGATAGTCAGGCCCCCCGGGAAGTGTGCCCTGCAGCGGGTTCGTGTTGGTCAGGTGCTGAGTGCTGCTGTCTGGGCAGTCATGTTGTCTTTAGCACTACCCAACGTCATCCTAAGTGACCAGCCGCCAAAGGTCTCTGGAGGCAGACTGAAGTGCACCTCCATGAAGAGCAAAGCCGGCCTTCTCTGGCATGAAGGATTCAACTACTTCTGTCAG GTGGTTTTCTGGGGCACGCTGGCCTTGATGGTGGTCTGCTACACGTTCATCAGCAAGAAGGTTTATGAGTCATACAAAGCCTCAAAGATCAAATCTCGAGCAGTCAGTCGCAGAACCAAGGCAAGAGTTtttgtggtggtgggggtgttTTTCATCTGCTTTGCCCCGTTTCACTTCGCCCGCGTTCCATACACTCTGACACAAACTGGCAGCATGGTTAGCCATTGCCAGGCCCAGAATGCTTTGTACATCGCAAAGGAAACTACCCTGTGGCTCTCGGCCACTAATGTGTGTCTGGACCCGCTTATCTATGTGTTCCTGTGTAAGGTGTTTAGTAAAAGACTCGCAGCTGCTATCTGCTGTAAGCCACTCCACACAGGTGCCGTAGATTCTCACACAGCAACATCAACTCAAATGGAGATGTCACAGATTGGCCAAAGTAACGGACTGGCATATAATGGGCTGCCACAGCAACACGCTGAACAATATACAATGGAAAAATAA